In a genomic window of Gigantopelta aegis isolate Gae_Host chromosome 9, Gae_host_genome, whole genome shotgun sequence:
- the LOC121382122 gene encoding uncharacterized protein LOC121382122 — protein sequence MHRPRYRRTFSEMNKMSDGVDQVSTHPCHRLSIPSARVFWCRHCMQQFEDPISRWRHSKTCKPSKCPYSMSQKVDKEADALRLATGGEILLKPKSELSVSNNLPYQCYICKKAFDSLQRMRMHVRYPCNRVGDIQSPPLEAEDEYVIASRKKESDWQTKYNMFCSNESEFHSSSSVPVHVIPNMSCETDVETSSCSFYPGAVSSNVTEEQLFVANTEPVIQEDHDQPDIMSVCETVVSSTPDETTSISSNQEKVITVQGIEMFGTNDELYLSELLMQLSRGGFLFQNDANKDGSQQSGAEQQQQVEVVIQNQGEGIGQGKGDIQVIVKQEQIPQDIHSQNVFEAETVGDAGSSCRLEPAENSEVDERYPSVEVVTSAKTNQLRILAAVTQDDLHQIEQNQQIVNDMSSAANVYSHQNVTYHSGAFTSGEHVSDQNPEEFVSNQLSLLASVTSERLQSVATEKTETCLIQGEPNTVDVQENNVLVSTQEETVGIDSGDGLKQENSVKGIAITDASCSAQSIVLPIANSTENVLTNQDFNTESVITDNEESQKRKYSNCDSGEDFSKRHKPESV from the exons ATGCATCGTCCACGATATCGACGTACTTTTAG TGAAATGAACAAGATGTCAGATGGTGTGGATCAGGTTTCAACTCATCCTTGTCACCGTCTCAGCATTCCTTCTGCTCGGGTCTTCTGGTGTCGACACTGCATGCAACAGTTTGAAGATCCCATTTCCAGATGGAGACACAGCAAGACTTGCAAACCAAGCAAGTGTCCGTACAGTATGAGTCAGAAGGTTGACAAGGAGGCTGATGCACTGAGACTTGCGACCGGTGGAGAAATACTGCTGAAACCAAAGTCGGAACTCTCGGTCTCTAACAATTTACCCTATCAGTGCTACATCTGCAAGAAAGCTTTTGATAGCCTGCAGCGGATGCGGATGCACGTTCGATATCCATGCAATCGAGTGGGTGACATTCAGTCCCCACCTTTGGAAGCTGAAGATGAGTACGTCATTGCATCAAGGAAAAAGGAATCCGACTGGCAAACGAAGTATAACATGTTCTGCTCCAATGAATCAGAGTTTCACAGTAGTTCATCTGTGCCAGTTCATGTTATTCCCAATATGTCTTGTGAAACTGATGTAGAAACGTCTTCCTGCAGCTTTTATCCTGGTGCTGTCAGTTCAAACGTCACTGAGGAGCAGTTGTTTGTTGCAAACACTGAGCCGGTTATACAGGAGGATCACGATCAACCGGACATCATGAGTGTCTGTGAGACAGTGGTGTCTTCAACCCCAGACGAGACCACCTCTATCTCTAGTAACCAGGAGAAAGTCATCACGGTGCAAGGCATCGAGATGTTCGGAACAAACGATGAACTCTATTTGAGCGAGTTGCTGATGCAGCTCTCACGTGGAGGCTTCTTGTTCCAGAATGATGCAAATAAGGACGGCTCACAGCAGAGTGGTGCTGAACAACAACAGCAGGTCGAAGTTGTTATTCAAAATCAGGGTGAGGGCATTGGCCAAGGCAAAGGGGACATTCAGGTGATTGTCAAACAAGAGCAGATACCACAGGATATTCACAGTCAGAACGTGTTTGAAGCAGAAACGGTGGGGGACGCGGGTAGTTCTTGCAGACTGGAGCCAGCCGAGAACAGTGAGGTGGATGAACGGTACCCAAGTGTGGAAGTTGTTACTTCTGCCAAAACAAACCAGCTGCGCATATTGGCAGCTGTGACTCAGGACGATTTACACCAGATTGAGCAGAACCAGCAAATTGTAAACGACATGTCCAGTGCAGCGAATGTTTATTCTCATCAAAATGTGACTTACCATTCTGGTGCCTTTACCTCTGGTGAACATGTTTCCGATCAAAATCCAGAGGAATTTGTTTCGAATCAGTTATCGCTTTTAGCATCGGTAACTTCTGAACGGTTGCAAAGTGTTGCCACTGAGAAAACTGAAACATGTTTAATCCAAGGTGAACCAAATACCGTGGATGTTCAGGAGAATAACGTATTAGTGTCTACCCAAGAAGAGACTGTTGGTATTGACTCAGGAGATGGACTAAAACAGGAGAATAGTGTTAAGGGCATCGCTATCACAGATGCTAGTTGTTCTGCTCAATCTATTGTTTTACCTATAGCAAATTCAACTGAAAATGTGCTTACTAACCAAGACTTCAACACTGAGTCAGTTATTACTGATAATGAAGAGTCTCAGAAACGTAAATACTCTAATTGTGATAGTGGTGAAGACTTCAGCAAGAGACATAAGCCTGAATCAGTTTGA